TCTTCTCAGCATTTCTGACTTGAATATACCCTTTAGTTGTAAATTAACCTTTTCTTATGAGTTGGGATCTTAGCCTGCAGACAAGAGACCTGCCTCCCGCTTACGCAATACTAACATCCAACACAAGGTGGTAGCAGTGTAGCCAGGCTCATCTGCTCCGGCCCCAGAGCAATGCAGGGTATTTTGTTCACACCCTTTAACTCCGAGTGAGCATCTAGTGCAGAGGAAGGTCTGCCCTGGCTACAGTAAACGAATACCAGCAGGGCTTCTTTGGGTCAGGTGCGGTTTAGGTCAGACCAGTTCCCCACCCCAGTTTACCAGGCAGCCATACATATACTTCTGCCAGCATGCAACAGCATCTGGGGACGGTGATGGTGGCTGATGCCAGTTTAAAGCACAAGTAAAATTACAGTTTCGGATGCTTGAACTGTAGAGTCAGAAAAGCCTCTTGGGAGAAGTCAGAAAATCTAAACTAGACTAATCACCAAGTTTAACCCCTCATGAGAGGGCCAAGGCTGCTCTTCCAGAGCACAAGGGGCACTAAAACTAACATATAAGAAGGACATTTCTCCACAGTCATTACTATGTTTTACAGAAGCATGAGCGTAAGATATCCTGCCTGGTAAGCTACCTAAGACGGGACTCTGGCATGGAGAATCAGGAGTTCAAGACAGCCAGATTTTAATATCTGAGTGGTTTTGGGCAAGTCACTTCTGCAGATTGTGAAATAGTGGCACAAAATGGTGAAGGGCTGCAAAAAAGACTGGCTGCTTCCTCAGATGCCCTAACGCTTGCTGCCTAAGAACAATATAGAAGAACCAGGCATAACTGCTGTTTGTTTCACCCTCTATTTAACGCTTAGCTTGAAAGGTTGGGAGGTAACTCACTGTCAAGTACACATTGTTCTCGTAGGTTAGCTCCTCGAGCAGAGGGAACTGTTTCAGAGCAGTTACATCTTCcagtttgttgttgttgcagtTTAGGACACGCAGATCAGGCAGGGTTAGACTGTTCGGAAATTTGTCCAGTAAATTATCAGAGAGATCTAGTTTCTGCAGATGCCTCAGACGGGAAAACAAACGCGGGTCTAAGTCTCCAGTCTTCAACTGCAGCTTGGACAGgctgaaaacaaaagggaacATGAACTATCTGCAGCTCTTTGGAAAAACAAGTGTGGCTTTCACAGGATACAAGATCCCACCTGGTGGCACCACTCAGTCTAGCAGAACTCCCTGGGTAAATCTGACTAAACCTGCTTTTTCTTGTCTGCAGCATTCTGGACTGCAAGCACACATACGTGGAAAAGATGCTGTGTCTGAGCTAACAGACACCATCAGAAGCTTAAAGTCTACCAAAGTATTCACAGTACAATTAACCTGCAACACAGATAAACTGCCTATGGGTAACAGAGCTGGCTGTGAGCAGCGAGTCACTGGGAAAGTTCTTGTTCACAGAAAAAATTACTACACCTCTAAGAATTTTGGTCTTTCATTCCTTTGCAATGTAAATTCAACAAAACAAGCTGTGGCAATACAAGACACTTATTCACTGCACCATCAGTCTACCCTGTCCATAGAATACACTAGATTTGTTATTTCACTCATCTCACAACTGGTATAAGAAATATAAGACTACGGTGATTCCAAAAGGCTAGCCCCGTCCTCCCCATCACGCCATGCTGATGCTTGCACTCACACAACGATGCCGCGAATTGGATAAGTTTGCCGATCTGGCTCaaaacttttcttctctgcattaGAATTTAAGTTCGGGCCAAGTACAGAGGAGGCGCCCAAGTCATTTGGCTGTTTCCAAAGAACTAACTTCATAAAAAAGCgccatttttccatttcttttctagtgatttttgctgcagaaactTCCAGTGGCAAATATGGAAATCTGCCTAACAAAATACCAAGGCTGCCACCAAAACGGAACCATTCTGtcctgaaagaagaaatgctaCAATATTtgtgaggcaaaaaaaaaataaaatgttttctctgtaaGAAAGTGAAAACTGCACATTATAAGAAGGGTCATTTGGATTAGATCATTTCGTTTTGCTCCAAAGCGAGCTTCTAGCCCTGGTAGCCAACAGCTCTTGAGGACAAAAGCCTGAGCTCCTTTAACAAACAGACTCTCCACCTCTAACGATTAGTAAAAGAAGgccttttaaatataaatgaagtGTGAATAAACAAGGTAAATAAACTTAGGAAGCAAGACAACTGCTCCTTCACTTGTCTCAGAAACCTAAGCAGCCAGTCAAAGCATGTAAGAAAGTTTGATGAGAATTCAGCTGGCTGCAAAGCTGAGTGTGACTACTGTGTCATTTGGGGAGAAGCTCAACAGAGTGTTCTCCAAATGGACTTTCTGAAATACAACCCTTCAAAATCACAGTACGAAGCTGTATGGAAAAAGCCACGCTCTAGAAATTCACTCCTTCAAACACCTCAGCATCAGTTTGTACCCTAATTACTGCAGCCTATCTCTTCAGATAAATTTCTGAGTTTCTCTCTAAAAACAATTAGTTTAGCACAAGAGAAactaaaagaaataactttaaagGGTACGTATGAAGCCCAGAACTCTTACAtcagcaacaaaaacaacaaaggcGCCAGCCAGAAATTGGCTAGCTGAGTCACTCAGATTGACCAGTTCTGGAATAGCAAAATTCCACTGTATTAAACATTTGGAAAGACACACATTTTCAATGACCTCTGATAAGGATCTGAgcaacaaaactgtttttagTGGTTTCTAAGTATTTCAGAGTTCATTCTCCCTCTCTGCAATGTTTGAGGTACTAACATAATTGGATTTAGAGGAGATGGAAAGTGATGGAGGGAGACTAAAAGATAGGGGAAATaatgccaaaaatatttttaaaactctctaAAAACAAGGCCAGAAGAGATTCTTTTGTTCGCATTAAGCAATTGCTAGCAAAGACAGAAGTGTTTTGGGGGTAGGGAGTATATCTTGGGGCTGGGAAATCAGGATCCAGCCTTAAGCAGTTTTACAGAAAGAAGGTGGCAGCATATATACAATATAAATGGTGAAAAGAGGTGGTAAGTGCTGATAACCTGTCTAGTGAATGCAGTTCCGCTAGCGCTCACTGATCCTGCATTGAGAATGCCATCTCCCGTTCTGTGCTTTGTAACTGGCCctcttttttcagtaaaaatgcttaggggaagaaagacaaaaaagggATGGCCCAGGCTGAATTCAGCTGGAATTTTCCATGGGCCTGTTTGCACTTACTTCAGCGTCTCGATCTTTCGGAGCCTCGTAGATCTTGGAACTGCTCTTTCCAAAAGAAGTTCTGTAgtaatttttgacatttttaatctCCACCCCTCTGCTGGAATCACTAATCAGTCAGCTGTAAGATCTCTTCTTGTAACCTTCCTGGTAAAACAAACAGGAATAAGGGGAAGTCCCTTTAACTGACTtcaaaagggggggaaaaaaaaagtagcaaggTTACCTCCTAATTTTGCCACTGTGTTTGAAGTTGTCTTTTTTACACAGTTGAAATGAAAATACCAGAGATTGTGATTACACTGGGTACACGCTCCCAACACACTAACCCGACCCATCCCCAAAACAACAGTGATACGTCTCTCAGCTATTAAAGCAACAGACTTGCTGTGGATGAAAGTTGTCCACGGTGTGACGGCACTCGGGACTAGGACAGTCTCACCGTTATCTATTTGTACCTCTCTTGAGCAACAGGGCTGTGCTCCAAGAACTCCGGCATGCTTTCAAATAAACAGCAACAGTAAGAATAAATACACCTGTTGTGAATGTCTTCCTCCCAAGGAAATGACACAGTGCACTCACTGGCCTGACCAGATGGGATAGACTCTTGGCTGACAACTTCTAAATTCCCTAAGATTTTGGAAAACTGAATTAATTACCAGAAATATAAATACCCACTAGTCAAAAACATAATTTCCTCACCAAGGCAAAAAATCAACAGCATTCTGTACGTTATTGGTAATTAACAAATGTCTTCATGCATCATTGCAGATAGGAAAGTACACGCGCACACACAGATACACTGATATTTAGAATAACAACACTGATAGGGCCAAAACAGCTTCATGAAATTACTGGTTCGTGGCTTACCGCCCTTTCTGACACAGATTCCAagagagggaaataaaagagaaaagagctcCGAGGCCATGCTCGCTACTGTCTTTTTGTGTTAGTCTCACCGCTGCCTAAACACCCCTCCAGTAAATCACGAGGAACACGCGAGGCACTAGGCTGTCCTTAGGCTTGACTTCAGCACCATAACATGCCTACAGCACCTGGACCATTGGGTTTGATGAGCAACTGGGCACTGCTTTGTTAACGCCTGTAAGTAAGGGGGCTCCTTCACGTATGGAGTATTTTATACCAGCGTAAAGAGCACTGAGCCTGAAAAACAGTTTGAACAGCAGCTGTTTAGGATTTGATCCTTCAAGCGATAGAGCTGTCATCCAAAGCCAAACCACCAGATCAGGCCCTTACCTGCTGAACCTAACAAACCTCCTGAAGCTCTCTAAGAAAAATTTTATGCCAACGACTGTGGATGTTGCCCTCAACCTCTTTTTGACCACACCAACACCTCAAACACGGCCGTGCCACCCGTGATTcacgggggctgcagggaagaCCACGACGTAGCAGGGCCCCATGGCGGCCGGCGATGCTGCAGAAGGCACGCTCGTTCACCCCGGGGCCTGGCAAGCCCCGCAACCCAGCCCAACCGGGAACCACCGCCAGCAGCGCCCACcgaccctcctcctcctgccccgcaGCAGCACCTCTCGAGGCCGGCAGGCCCGCAGCAGGGTGTCAATTCAGGCCAGACTAACCCGGCAGAGATTAAAACGAGTAGAGTTTTAACTCCCCGAGGCCCGTTGGACCACTGCCTCGCCTCGAGCGGGGAGAGCCGGCCGCCGCACGAGGCCCGCGGCACTACCACCGCCATGCTGGGCGTGACACCGATGCCGCCGGCCTGTCAGCCCACCGGCGGTCGGCCTCCGGGCTGCGAGGCAGTCCCGCCGGGCCCTCCGGCGGCGACAGCAGCCCCGGGGCCGTGCCCGGGCCACTGGGCACCGGCTGCTGGGCGCAGGCCGCGGCACCGCCCGCGTGCATGGAGGGACAGCGGCGCTGGGCTTCGCGCCGAGGCGGCCGGGACGCGGTCGCCGCCTCACGTTGCCCCAAGCCCGGAGGACGCGGTGAGTGGGCCGGCACGGCCGCGGCCTAAGGCGCCCCCACGGGGGGTGTGCGCTGGGCGACGAGACTACAATTCCCAGCAGCCCCCGCGGCGCGCCCTGGCCCAGCACCGCTGCTCGGCGCCGCGGGGGCTGCTGGGAGAGCGAGTCCGTGTTCCTCCCTCCGTCCGTTCCCCCCCCCATCCGACCGACCGGCTGCGCGGCCTGGGCCGAGCCcctgtgtgcgtgtgtgtgtgcgtgtgtgtgcgtgtgtcgccccgccgccgcccccagccgccccgctcccctcacCTGGAAGCGAGTCGGGacgcggcggcgggaggaggagaagaaggaagggggaggtgGGCCGTATCCTCACAGCGCAGCCGGCGGGGAtggaggcggcgggcggcggcgaaGGGCCGGGCTGCGGCTGCAAGGGGATccgctcctgcctgctctgcgaGGGGCCCGCGCAGGCCGCTCCGCCCCCGCAGGtaccggggagggggcggcggggcgggaccGGGGGGaaggcggggctggggggggggcggggggcgcctGCCATGTTCCCCtcggggcggggcgggagctCAGCGCCTACGGGGGCTGCGGGgaccgcccccccccgcaccccccacGCCGGGGAGGGGTGCCCGGCTTCCcgcgggggctgcagggcccgTGGTGGCGGTGCCGAGCCCCCCAGGGCCGGGCCCGGGTCCTCCCCTGGGTGTCTGTGTGAAGAGCCCGCATGGCTTCGCCTGCCCAAGGTTCCAGGTGCACGCAGCAACCTCACAGGTCAAGCCAGCCCTTACCTGAGTTTCATACGTGAAGACAAGACAGGTTCGCTGCAGCTTAGCCTTCTGGCCTAGGTGATTTTTATCAACTTTTCTCATCCAACATTTATTGATATGACAAACCGTATCTCTACAGCCAGCCTGAGGAACACCAGCCATTAATCTCCTTATACATTTGGCACTGAGGATCATCTCTTCTTCCCTGTCTTTGCAGGATAAAGATGTTACTAGGAAAGAAAAGTGGCTTCAAGCAAGCAGCACAGTAACGCTGGGACTCtaaaaaaagcagggaagagTTGTTCCCTAAAAGCAGCTATAAAATTTCTCATGTCTACAAGAATCCTGTACAGACAGTTTTCATGCTGCAGCATCAAAGCTGCAGGGGTAAATCATGGAAATACCTTATCTTGCTAAGTTCCCCACACACATTCTTTTCTCCTCCGTTATTTCCACAGGGAGAAGATAATTTCACTTACTGTCCAGCATCAGGCCTAGCTAAAGGAAATGAGCACTTAGAATTTGCTGGCTGggcatttccatttccaggGGTGTTTCTGATGGAGGAGTTCATTAGCGAAGATGAAGAATCTGAGATAGTTGAACTGATGGATCGAGATGACTGGAAACTGTCACAGTCTGGCCGAAAGAAACAGGTTTGACTTCAGAAGCATATTTGTTCTTAGATCCCTCTGGAAAAGGAAAGCCAATTTCAgttaaaacacagaatatttaGACGTTTCatcaaatgtttttctgaatgttCTCAGTTTTTCCTGAAATCAGTTACAAGAATTAGTTGTCATTAAAGTCAACTTGTTGCAAAAATGTGTGATAGTCACAAAAAACAGTATTTGATGGTACATGTTCGGGCATTAAAGTTCACACAATCTCCAAGTGAAAGAagtgggtgttttggtttgtttttactttaCAGGAGAGAAATCTAATTCCAGAGAGATTCAGCTTCGCTGAGTCCTTTTGCAACCTGGTAACCAGGTCACTGGAATAGAGGGCAAGAGAACTCAAAAGTCTTGACCGTGAGCCCTGTGGGGATCGCAGCCCTTCCAGAAAGACTTGGCCTAGATTTTTCCCTAACACTAggttttcccccaccccctcttcTTTTCCAACAGGACTATGGACCCAAAGTGAACTTCAAGAAACAAAGGCTGAAGGCTGGCAGCTTTACTGGTTTGCCAAGTTTTAGTAAAAAGATTGTGGCACAAATGAACGCCTGCTCTGTACTAGGTGGTTTCCTACCTGTTGAACAATGTAATCTGGACTACATGCCAGAAAGAGGTTCTGCCATTGACCCACATTTTGATGACTGGTGGCTTTGGGGAGAGCGTCTGGTTAGCTTAAACTTGCTCTCAAAAACAGTGCTATCCATGTCTTGTGATTCAGTGGACAGCATCCAATTATTTCCCACTTTCGGTAAAGAAAATGGGGAATTAAGTCCCCCTGGATCTTTTACACAGACGTCAGCATGCAAAAATTCAGGTGAAGAGGGAATCAACAGCATTTTGTCCCCAAGGTTTGTTCCAAGTAAAGAGGTGACTGTTGCCATTCACTTACCCCGAAGGTCTCTGGTGGTGCTGTACAGTGACGCACGGTACAAGTGGAAACACGCGATTTACCGCAAGCATATAGAACATCGGCGAATCTGTGTCACGTTCAGGGAGCTGTCTGCAGAGTTCAGCGCCGGAGGAAGGCACGAGGAACTGGGTAAAGAACTGCTAGAAATAGCTCTTTCATTTCAAGGAAGACCAGTGTGATCAGCAAGAGGAAGGCAGAATTGCATTTTGTTaggaaatttgaaaaataaagtacaGAATTTGTGCaacttgctttatttctgaagtgcacGTAAGGAACCAGGTGTGTACAGAGATAAGCTCAATCAAATGGAAACTTAACAAAGAGAAATAAGGGAGTGCAAGGAAGGGATGGGCTGCCTGTTTCTTCAAAGGCTCTTCTGGGCAGTGGGAGGTTTTAGGCAAAAGTCAGATACTAGCTGTTGTATTCATTAGCTGTATTGtaacaaaatgcaaaaagcaaataGCCAGTTCTTAAAGACTTAAATTAAACTAAGACAGAAACTTAGAATCATTAAGCTGTATTCAGCCCAAGATTCAGCCCAAGCCCTGCAGCAGATTTTAACCTTTCCTGGCCCAGGCTTGGTTCTGTCATCCTGCTTTTAGCCTTGCACTGTGCTGCAGGGCACAACTATCCTCTCACCCTCCCTCAGCTAGGTCCTTTAGAGATAGGCACTCCAGGGGAGGAGGGTAAGCAAGCGTCTCTCCACAGATAGTACAACACACTGAGAACTAATTAAAGTAATTACCCTTTGCTGAAGATTCATGCTCTGACAGTGAGGATTAATCATAAATACTGTGTGTGACCTATATCAAAGAGCAGCAATTGCAGAAGGCCGATGCCTGCTCTTCTGCAGAGACAGCTTGGACAGAGTTCAGACCAAAGACTTGCACAGACTGTGCTATTTTCTGATCATTTGTCATCTCTGAACCCCGCTGTCAACTCTCAGTGGCAAGGGTCTGATTTTGGGAATAAGCTGGGCAACAGACTGCAACACTGGCGactatcattttttttcttggcaccTCCAGCAGTCAGGTTTGAATCATGCCTTCTACCTAAGATTCAAGGAGTCATTTGTAGCAGAAGCTGATTTGAGGCCATCTGTCTGCTCTGAACAAACTTCTGTGCTCTTGAAAATTAAGTTATGCCGGGGAAAAAGTGCGATCCTGTAATAAACACAGTTGTGCCATCAAAACCAGTCAGCACAGTCACACCTGCAGCAGTCAAACAACACTTTGCAATGCTGCCTGGTTTTAGCTGGTAAGGAAAGGGGACACGTTTATACAGAATACAGCTGTATTCTGCCCTAGAAGTACTTCCTTGGCACAATGCACGGGTTTTACTGTATAGTAACATGCTTGTGCCATAGACACTGCCTTCCGCTTCAGGCACTGCGAGGGCAGGAGCTCTTCACCCAACAGTTACTAGAAATCAGTTGGGTGaatcagtgtatttttttatcaGTTTAAGCTACCAGATACAATTACAGTCCTTTATGGCTGCAGTGAACTAGTTTTAGTTTAGCCCAGTATTTAAACCGTTGTGGACATCTACATGGCATTTCCAACAGGAACCCAGAAGCAGGGTTCCCATGAGGAGTCCTAAACCCCAAACCTCCATCCAGACTGGCTGCCGAGCGTCACtgacacgctccagcaccagTTTCAGCAGTCACAGCATGCCCTCTCTGACAGAACCCCGTCACTGCAAACGCAGCCAGCCAACATGCAACAGGCAGGCCACCCTCGCTCACAGCGAACTTTATCCCCGGAAATTTCGCATACACTGCaacttagaatcatagagtcattgaggctggaaaagacctctaggatcatctagtccacccatcaacccaacacccccaggcctcctaaaccatgtcccaaagtgccatgtctacacacttcttgaacacccccagggacggtgactccaccacccctctgggcagctgttccaatgcctgaccactctttcagtacagaaatttttcctaatatccaatctaaacctccccgatgcagcctgaggccgtttcctctcatcctgtcactggtgacttgggagcagagaccagcccccccctcactccagcccctctcaggcagctgcagagagcgagaagggctcccctcagccccctcttctccaggctaaacccccccagctcccccagccgccccccagcacacttgtgctccagaccctgccccagccccgctgcccttctctggacatgctccagcccctccagggccttcttgtcccgaggggcccaaaactgaacacagtattcaagtaTTGAACTTCTCCAGCTCACTCCCAAAAGCAGGGCCTTGTGCTCTCAAAATAGCAGTCCCTAACCTTTTGCCGGCAGGCTGATGTGATCAGCACCGTGCCGCTGGTGTCCGCAGGGCTCAGCAGCTGTAGAGAGCCTGATGTCCGCAGGCCAGTGCCTAGAGCTGCCATTGGAGCAGAGGACATTTGGCCAAGCAGGAGGACACAGCTGGCAGTCTGCTGGAGCTCAGCACAAAGCCACAGTATGGGAGGAAACCCAGGGCAGGCTTTCATAGATAAAGCAAGCGTTGAGCCCATATCCTCATCACCCTTTCAGTATTGAGCCTCTCCTGCAACAGGCTCTTTGCTGAGCAAACTGCTGCAGTCAAgtatttccattaatatttGGCCCTTACGTCCAATGCTCCCTTTTAGATTTATATTGCGCTTTCAGACtgttaaaatactttctgtgtGCGTACATGCCGCTTCATTTGCTTCGCAGTGAAAGCAGATGATGGCTTCCAATGAATCAGAGTGCCACAATAACAAGATAAAACAATATTAGTTCATTTTGTGTTCTGCATTTGTTAGCTGAATTTTTCTGCCTCGATCAAACTATACGGGAAGCTGCTGTTCCTGCCAGAAAATTCCAGCTCCTCCTAGttgatgaattttaaaaaaatgcaaataattataTTCTGAGCCAAAAATGGAGGGCTTTGTCTAGATTATTTTGAAGTCCAAAACTTAATCTAGTCACTACACAGTCATTGCTATGTCTATCTTTTGACATTTTCCAGCTGTTAAACAGCCTCTTGGGCATCACCTTAGATCAAAATGCAATTACATACCCATCGGTTCTGTATTACTTTATGAAACTTTAAGTACATTCTCTCCTAAAAAGCCAGAATTGCAGCGCTGcagaacatttaaaattcatttggaTTGTCAAATATCAGAAATCTGAGAAAAGTATATAGAGGTTTTATTCTTAATTAATTAGCtcttaaaagtaattttggCTACTGTGCTACTATTATTACGACAGACTTTAACGGTCTTCATGTTATAAGAATTCCTTTCACAGCTGTTTATCTTCTTAACCAAGGTTAGCATTTGTAAAACGCATACCAAGAACCAGGCCCTCATTAAAAGGAAGCGCATCTAGTTGTTATCTGGTTGTGTATTTTGAAAGGACAAGGATAATATCCGACCaagatttttaattacaaaaaaaaaaaaaaaggcaaaacccaaGTTAACCCATAGAGGATGCTGGAGGACTTGAGCTGCCTTTCAAAGAATCAGTCTGAAATCAGCAAGAAGCATAAAACTTGGCAAGTTTATCCAGTTTCTCTCAGGCAACTGGACAATAACTCAGATAACATTTTTCTACATTAAATATTGTTCATGCAAAGATAAAACAAGAATAGGAAAAGCTAAAATACagagatactttttttttctttccctagcACTTAGCACTCATCGTTGTTacagccctgggcagagggCAAGCTCCCAGTTGTACAGACAGGTATTCATGGGAATGCTTCCCAAATTCAGCCAGTCAGCGATTACTGAAACAGCTTGGTTTGAAATGGGTGCAGAGGAGACAGACCGTGAGAAGTTAATCAGAAAATAGCCCCGCTGGCCCAGTTGTGCTGGGATCTGAATTTGAGATTGCAGCTCACAGGCAGGCATTGAGGAAGCTGTTTTAAAAGTAGATACAAGATTTAGAAGATAACAAAGCTACAGAAGCCTGCCTTTGTTTaaggcagggaaagaagagaaaggacatTATGAAATCCCATGGAAAGCCATGGAAAGGCAAGAGGAGATGTGAAGTGCAAGCAACCAGTCCCGCAGCTGGCTGGGCACCCTGCACCTCCAAGCCCAGTGTCGCCGTCCCCGTGGCAAAAGTCCCAGCATCAGGGAACTGAAGGATGTTCACTCTGCAGCTGCACCACGCTACCAGCTCTATAAACACTCCCACATATTTGAGCGCTTACTGCAGAGCGCGCTCCTGCCGGGGCTCTTGCACAGTATCGCTTTCATCTGTCACGTGGGTCAGGCCCAGACGGTCAAATCCAACATCTGCTCCAGCTTCCCTGGTCATAAAGCCTCCCCAAGAGTCACATATCCACTGAAACAACGGGGCAGCAGCTACCAGAGCCAGGCCTGCCTCAGGGCAACGTTAAAAATAGGGAGCCGCTAACCACAGCGAAGGGAGAACCTGATCCTGCTCCAGCTCCCACAGCTCCCTCTGGCTCGTATTCGTGCCCAGTCTTGACTCCTGCTAATTGGGCAAGGAGAGAGAGGAGTCACCTCCTAAACCAAGGCAGGTGTCCAGGAACAGTATGAGGCAGGGCCATACCCCTGTCCTTGACAGCTCCTTCCCCACTTTAGCAAGGGTCTGGAGCACTTTGCAGTGCTGGAGCCTGCAGAGGCATTTTTATGCTGGGCAAAAACTGtcaaaaaatctgaaagaggaCTCAGGACTCCGGAGTGAGATCGTGGCTCTCCCCTGCAGCAAGCCAAGGCAAACCCCACTGCAGAAATTGAAGAAGTGGCCCAAACAGGGCAAGACCTGGTCCAGAAAGTCACAGCCCAAGGGGGCTAGAATTAGGGCAACAGCCATCCGAAACTACAGCGCCCAGAGGCCCAAGGCTGGTACATGTTAGCTTACATACGAGCTAACACACGTCGGGGGAGCTCCTCGACACACATCCCAGCCCGAGGGTAGGACTCTTGGGAGAAGCATCCCTGTGCAAGCACTGCAGGAATGAGGCATGCAGACCTTGGGAGATCCCAGGAATGACAGACGCCCCAGGAATGACAGAGAGGTGACAGCACAGGACAGACGTGGCCAGACACCGGCAGGCAAACCCGGACATGACAGAGCGTGCTGCCAGCCCCGCTGGGACACCAGCGACGGTGTGGAAAGGCAGGCATCTCCACACTTGACTGATGGGAGTCCTGCTGACAgccacagaggcagcagcagaagcaaggaaGATTTTCTAGCGCTGTAGCAAACACCCATCTGGACAAGTACAACATCCCTACTCTTTTACGGATGAACTCCCATGGCTGATACCACAGGCAACCTTTCCACAATACAATTCTGGTCCTAACGGTGGTGAAAATGTAAACAAGTTGGAGGAAGGGAGGCAGGAACgagaaaagcaaatgctgttGTTGGGAAAGACGAGTTAGAGCACGCAGGTGATGGGTAACCTAGAGACATCCCAGACACCAGAGTCAAAGAGCAAAAATACTCCCTTGGGCTTCTCATAGAAGGGAGGACTCAGTTGCCAGAGAGACacaagaaagcaagctgtgagCAGAGATGGGAAAGcacattcattatttttctgttttaagtgcATTCACCCTTGGGACACCATCTCAAACCATACCTCAGGCTCCCTGCCAGAGTAAGGTGATCCCACTCCAGTCACCGATCTGCTGCCTTGAGGCTTATCTGGATTCCAATCCCACCAAAGCCTCACCAAGTTATTCTACAAAATTAAAGTACAGTTTCTGCTGCGTTTCTCCATTTGCTGAAGTTCATTACATTTGCAAAGAATTAAAGGAATGATTTGGCAGTTTCCAAATGAGCTGCATTGCTTTCACAGCACTGTATGCACACTGtgaaacttgatttttttttttttagattactGAAATGGctcaatatttttctgaacCTCTTAAGCTCCACAGCACACCGAGTCCTATTATTACTGATATTAAAAGAGACTGAAAGT
This portion of the Phalacrocorax aristotelis chromosome 18, bGulAri2.1, whole genome shotgun sequence genome encodes:
- the ALKBH4 gene encoding alpha-ketoglutarate-dependent dioxygenase alkB homolog 4 isoform X2 produces the protein MLGVTPMPPACQPTGGRPPGCEAVPPGPPAATAAPGPCPGHWAPAAGRRPRHRPRAWRDSGAGLRAEAAGTRSPPHVAPSPEDAGEDNFTYCPASGLAKGNEHLEFAGWAFPFPGVFLMEEFISEDEESEIVELMDRDDWKLSQSGRKKQDYGPKVNFKKQRLKAGSFTGLPSFSKKIVAQMNACSVLGGFLPVEQCNLDYMPERGSAIDPHFDDWWLWGERLVSLNLLSKTVLSMSCDSVDSIQLFPTFGKENGELSPPGSFTQTSACKNSGEEGINSILSPRFVPSKEVTVAIHLPRRSLVVLYSDARYKWKHAIYRKHIEHRRICVTFRELSAEFSAGGRHEELGKELLEIALSFQGRPV
- the ALKBH4 gene encoding alpha-ketoglutarate-dependent dioxygenase alkB homolog 4 isoform X1; the protein is MLQHQSCRGKSWKYLILLSSPHTFFSPPLFPQGEDNFTYCPASGLAKGNEHLEFAGWAFPFPGVFLMEEFISEDEESEIVELMDRDDWKLSQSGRKKQDYGPKVNFKKQRLKAGSFTGLPSFSKKIVAQMNACSVLGGFLPVEQCNLDYMPERGSAIDPHFDDWWLWGERLVSLNLLSKTVLSMSCDSVDSIQLFPTFGKENGELSPPGSFTQTSACKNSGEEGINSILSPRFVPSKEVTVAIHLPRRSLVVLYSDARYKWKHAIYRKHIEHRRICVTFRELSAEFSAGGRHEELGKELLEIALSFQGRPV
- the ALKBH4 gene encoding alpha-ketoglutarate-dependent dioxygenase alkB homolog 4 isoform X3; its protein translation is MEAAGGGEGPGCGCKGIRSCLLCEGPAQAAPPPQGEDNFTYCPASGLAKGNEHLEFAGWAFPFPGVFLMEEFISEDEESEIVELMDRDDWKLSQSGRKKQDYGPKVNFKKQRLKAGSFTGLPSFSKKIVAQMNACSVLGGFLPVEQCNLDYMPERGSAIDPHFDDWWLWGERLVSLNLLSKTVLSMSCDSVDSIQLFPTFGKENGELSPPGSFTQTSACKNSGEEGINSILSPRFVPSKEVTVAIHLPRRSLVVLYSDARYKWKHAIYRKHIEHRRICVTFRELSAEFSAGGRHEELGKELLEIALSFQGRPV